One stretch of Euphorbia lathyris chromosome 7, ddEupLath1.1, whole genome shotgun sequence DNA includes these proteins:
- the LOC136234679 gene encoding uncharacterized protein, with product MTSNWRRTVGNVRTFIGNSMGGLRGGSNLASWAVAGTLAYFLWIKPSQDLKREQEAKIALAAATDPYRYVEKRKPIPDPQETGLIYGNKNRTRKPDE from the exons ATGACGAGCAATTGGAGAAGAACAGTGGGAAACGTGAGGACGTTTATAGGGAATTCAATGGGTGGACTTAGAGGAGGAAGCAATCTCGCTTCTTGGGCCGTCGCAGGAACCCTAGCCTACTTTCTCTGGATCAAGCCCTCGCAAGATCTCAAGCGTGAACAGGAG GCTAAGATAGCACTTGCTGCAGCTACAGATCCTTATCGTTATGTTGAGAAACGAAAACCGATCCCTGATCCTCAG GAAACTGGATTGATATATGGAAACAAGAATAGAACAAGAAAACCCGATGAATAG